A genome region from Gardnerella vaginalis includes the following:
- a CDS encoding alcohol dehydrogenase, producing MMFNMKSHSVLFASKCAASCVLAVFCAVLGTFAHRMGAMYNFPYGLVIALLLVTLSACFARMLCGMFGLILHSILCCSVVWMIALGWFRIFGAFRGVLVAVGFGVDNLPWIAQNAGYFWLYGIIIAHVVLLFMPNKFFIISGAK from the coding sequence ATGATGTTCAACATGAAGTCGCATTCCGTGCTATTTGCTAGCAAGTGTGCGGCTTCATGCGTTTTAGCGGTATTTTGCGCGGTTTTGGGCACTTTTGCGCATCGAATGGGCGCTATGTATAACTTTCCGTACGGTCTTGTAATCGCGCTTTTGCTTGTTACTTTGAGCGCGTGTTTTGCTCGCATGCTTTGTGGCATGTTTGGTTTGATTTTGCACTCAATCCTGTGCTGTTCGGTTGTGTGGATGATTGCGCTTGGATGGTTTAGGATTTTTGGCGCGTTTCGAGGCGTGCTTGTTGCCGTTGGATTTGGCGTGGATAATCTTCCGTGGATAGCGCAAAATGCTGGATATTTTTGGCTTTATGGCATTATTATCGCTCACGTAGTTTTGCTTTTTATGCCTAATAAATTTTTTATTATTTCTGGTGCTAAATAA
- the typA gene encoding translational GTPase TypA codes for MTVRGDIRNVAIVAHVDHGKTTLVNAMLQQSHVFSEREEVPDRVMDSNDLEREKGITILAKNTAVQYTGPLAEKYGHPEGITINVIDTPGHADFGGEVERGISMVDGVVLLVDASEGPLPQTRFVLRKALEAKLPVILCVNKTDRPDARIDEVVSEATDLLLGLAQDVVEEGIDLDIDSLLDLPVIYCAAKTGYASLNQPENGGLPDNDNLEPLFDSIISNIPAPEYEEGAPLQAHVANIDSSDFLGRLGLVRIYNGTLEKGKTYGLSRVDGSIENFRVSELLRTQGLERTPVASAGPGDIVAVAGVNDIMIGETIVDQNDPKPLPLIHVDDPAISMTFGINDSPLAGTEGKDHKLTARMIKDRLDRELIGNVSIKVLPTDRPDAWEVQGRGELALAVLAEQMRREGYELTVGRPQVVTKTIDGQINEPMENTTIDVPEEYMGTVTQLMADRKGRMDSMSNHGSGWIRLQFTVPSRGLIGFRTALLSATRGTGIASSISAGYAPWAGQIVTRQNGSMVCDRKGVATPYAMQRLQARGVFFVDPQSPVYEGQIVGINNKPDELDVNITLAKHMTNMRSSTADVLETLTPPIKMSLEESLDFANEDECVEVTPESIRVRKIILSRDEWYKWRAKQRRQNNAA; via the coding sequence ATGACTGTTCGCGGTGATATCAGAAATGTGGCAATCGTAGCGCACGTTGACCATGGTAAGACAACGCTCGTAAATGCCATGCTTCAGCAGTCGCACGTATTCTCTGAGCGAGAAGAAGTGCCAGACCGCGTAATGGACTCCAACGACCTTGAGCGCGAAAAAGGCATCACCATTCTTGCCAAGAACACTGCTGTGCAATACACGGGTCCGCTCGCAGAAAAGTACGGTCATCCAGAGGGAATTACAATCAACGTAATCGATACCCCAGGTCACGCCGACTTTGGCGGCGAGGTGGAGCGCGGCATCTCCATGGTTGATGGTGTTGTACTGCTTGTTGATGCTTCCGAAGGCCCACTTCCGCAAACTAGATTCGTTCTACGCAAGGCTCTTGAGGCAAAGTTGCCAGTGATTTTGTGCGTTAACAAAACGGATCGTCCAGACGCGCGTATTGACGAGGTTGTGAGCGAAGCTACAGATTTGCTTCTCGGTCTTGCACAAGACGTTGTTGAAGAAGGAATTGATCTTGATATTGATTCGCTTCTTGATTTGCCTGTTATTTATTGCGCTGCAAAAACTGGCTATGCATCCTTGAATCAGCCAGAAAACGGCGGTTTGCCAGACAATGATAATTTGGAGCCGCTTTTTGACTCTATTATTTCCAACATTCCAGCACCAGAGTACGAGGAAGGCGCACCTCTTCAGGCGCACGTTGCAAACATTGATTCCTCTGACTTCTTGGGTCGTCTTGGTTTAGTGCGAATCTACAATGGCACTTTGGAAAAGGGTAAAACTTACGGGCTTTCTCGTGTAGACGGCTCTATTGAAAACTTCCGCGTTTCCGAGCTTTTGCGCACACAAGGCTTGGAGCGCACTCCTGTTGCATCTGCAGGCCCTGGAGATATTGTTGCAGTTGCAGGCGTTAACGACATTATGATTGGCGAGACGATTGTGGACCAGAACGATCCAAAGCCTCTTCCATTGATTCACGTTGACGACCCAGCTATCTCCATGACTTTCGGCATTAACGATTCGCCGCTTGCTGGCACAGAAGGCAAGGATCACAAGCTTACAGCGCGCATGATTAAAGATAGGCTTGATCGAGAGCTTATTGGTAACGTGTCTATTAAGGTTCTTCCAACAGACCGCCCAGATGCTTGGGAAGTTCAGGGTCGTGGCGAGTTGGCGTTGGCAGTTTTGGCGGAGCAAATGCGTCGCGAAGGCTACGAGCTTACAGTTGGCCGCCCTCAAGTTGTTACTAAGACGATTGATGGCCAAATTAACGAGCCTATGGAAAACACTACGATTGATGTTCCAGAAGAATACATGGGTACTGTTACGCAGCTTATGGCGGATCGCAAGGGCCGCATGGATTCTATGAGCAATCACGGATCTGGTTGGATTCGCTTGCAATTTACTGTTCCTTCGCGTGGTCTTATTGGTTTCCGCACAGCTCTTCTTTCTGCAACTCGCGGAACGGGAATCGCAAGCTCTATTTCTGCAGGCTACGCGCCTTGGGCTGGTCAGATTGTAACTCGCCAGAATGGCTCCATGGTTTGCGATCGTAAGGGTGTTGCAACGCCTTATGCTATGCAGCGTTTGCAGGCGCGCGGCGTGTTCTTTGTGGATCCGCAAAGCCCTGTGTACGAAGGTCAAATCGTTGGTATTAACAATAAGCCAGACGAGTTGGATGTTAACATTACGCTTGCTAAGCATATGACTAACATGCGTTCTTCAACCGCTGATGTGCTTGAGACTTTGACTCCACCAATTAAGATGAGCTTGGAAGAGTCGCTTGACTTTGCTAACGAGGATGAGTGTGTGGAAGTTACGCCCGAGTCGATTCGCGTGCGCAAGATTATTTTGAGCCGTGATGAATGGTATAAGTGGCGTGCTAAGCAGCGTCGTCAAAATAATGCTGCGTGA
- the sufC gene encoding Fe-S cluster assembly ATPase SufC yields MSTLEIKDLYASVETKEGRKQILKGVNLTVNSGETHAIMGPNGSGKSTLAYTLAGHPKYEVDSGQVLLDGEDILKMTPDERAKAGLFLAMQYPVEVPGVSMTNFLRTAKTEVSGEAPTLRAWVKELNEAMKRLRMDPKFASRSVNEGFSGGEKKRAEVLQLEILKPKFAILDETDSGLDVDALRIVSEGVNRAKESTGLGIMMVTHYTRILKYIKPDIVHVFAQGHFVKTAGPELADELEEEGYDKYLPEGASESAIA; encoded by the coding sequence ATGTCAACTTTAGAAATTAAGGATTTGTACGCGTCTGTAGAAACAAAAGAAGGACGAAAGCAAATCTTAAAGGGTGTAAATCTTACAGTTAATTCTGGCGAAACGCACGCGATTATGGGTCCTAATGGCTCTGGAAAGTCTACTCTCGCATACACTTTGGCAGGTCACCCAAAGTACGAAGTTGATTCGGGTCAAGTGCTTCTCGACGGCGAAGATATTTTGAAGATGACTCCAGATGAGCGCGCAAAAGCTGGTCTGTTCCTTGCGATGCAATACCCGGTGGAAGTACCAGGCGTGTCGATGACGAACTTTTTGCGTACAGCAAAAACAGAAGTGAGTGGCGAGGCTCCGACTTTGCGCGCGTGGGTTAAAGAACTTAACGAGGCAATGAAGCGCTTAAGAATGGATCCAAAGTTTGCGTCTCGCTCTGTAAACGAGGGATTTTCTGGCGGCGAGAAAAAGCGTGCGGAAGTTTTGCAACTAGAAATTTTAAAGCCAAAGTTTGCGATTTTAGACGAGACGGATTCTGGTCTAGATGTGGATGCTTTGCGAATTGTTTCGGAAGGCGTAAATCGTGCCAAAGAAAGCACTGGTTTGGGAATTATGATGGTTACGCATTACACACGAATCTTAAAGTATATTAAGCCAGATATTGTGCACGTTTTTGCGCAAGGTCACTTTGTAAAGACGGCGGGACCAGAGCTTGCAGACGAGTTGGAAGAAGAAGGATACGACAAGTATTTGCCAGAAGGTGCCAGCGAGTCTGCGATTGCATAA
- the sufD gene encoding Fe-S cluster assembly protein SufD, protein MSEDLKKNLSDNLSDNLGNKMTEKEINIPVADPNDPYAIPAAMPSSADKSVRSFNVQDFAIPTRKQEDWRYTPVERISEFFESFEPSNNVTVALKGVDGDSQATLQILPKSEAPHTEMKTSDRVAAVAWNSAKSAYVLHVCGEVTKPVILQIHVNNLQSLDAAKSLDALHLVIEADPRTNADIIVEHTGVAKLAEGVEIILGKHAHVSTTFIQEWDSGSKHVGNHRIHVGEGASLRHTMVTLGGDVVRIRMDQDFGGEKGDLNMLGMYFVDPGEHVEHRTMVVHNHPECKSRVVYKGALYGKGAHSTWVGNALIKPEAPGTDSYELNRNLVLTPGAIADSEPNLEIENGNIIGAGHASSVGRFDDEELFYLQSRGVSEADARKLVVRGFFNELIEEIGVPQIVDHLMAAIERRLAKTDESPATEE, encoded by the coding sequence ATGAGCGAAGATTTGAAAAAGAATTTGAGCGATAATTTGAGCGATAATTTAGGCAATAAAATGACGGAAAAAGAAATTAATATTCCTGTGGCAGACCCTAACGATCCTTACGCAATTCCTGCTGCAATGCCTTCTAGTGCAGATAAATCCGTGCGCTCTTTTAACGTGCAAGACTTTGCGATTCCAACTAGAAAGCAGGAAGATTGGCGATATACGCCAGTTGAGCGAATTTCCGAGTTTTTTGAGAGCTTTGAGCCGTCTAATAACGTTACAGTAGCGCTAAAAGGCGTTGATGGCGATTCGCAGGCAACGCTGCAAATTTTGCCGAAAAGTGAGGCTCCGCACACTGAAATGAAGACTTCGGATCGCGTGGCCGCTGTTGCGTGGAATTCTGCAAAGTCGGCGTACGTTTTGCATGTTTGTGGCGAAGTTACAAAGCCAGTAATATTGCAAATTCATGTGAATAACTTGCAATCGCTAGACGCTGCGAAATCATTAGACGCTTTGCACTTAGTGATTGAAGCTGATCCCAGAACAAACGCGGATATTATCGTAGAACACACGGGAGTTGCAAAGCTTGCAGAAGGCGTGGAAATCATTCTTGGAAAGCATGCGCATGTTTCTACAACGTTCATTCAAGAGTGGGATTCAGGCAGCAAGCACGTTGGAAATCATAGGATTCACGTGGGTGAGGGTGCTTCTTTGCGCCACACGATGGTCACTCTTGGCGGAGACGTTGTGCGAATCCGCATGGATCAGGATTTTGGCGGCGAAAAGGGCGATTTGAACATGCTTGGCATGTATTTTGTGGACCCAGGCGAGCATGTTGAGCATCGCACGATGGTTGTGCACAATCACCCAGAATGCAAGTCGCGAGTAGTGTATAAGGGCGCGCTTTACGGCAAAGGAGCGCATTCTACGTGGGTTGGAAACGCGCTGATTAAGCCAGAAGCTCCTGGCACGGATTCGTACGAGTTGAACCGAAATTTGGTGCTAACTCCTGGCGCGATTGCTGATTCGGAGCCGAATTTGGAAATCGAAAACGGCAATATTATTGGCGCAGGTCACGCAAGTTCTGTAGGCAGATTCGACGACGAGGAGCTGTTTTACTTGCAATCTCGCGGAGTGAGTGAAGCGGATGCTAGAAAGCTTGTTGTGCGCGGATTCTTTAACGAGCTTATTGAGGAGATTGGCGTGCCGCAAATCGTAGATCATTTGATGGCTGCGATTGAGCGTCGTTTAGCTAAGACGGACGAATCGCCAGCAACCGAAGAATAG
- the sufB gene encoding Fe-S cluster assembly protein SufB, whose protein sequence is MVDDSNKPESSASLNENVANQNESSAADVEMSQYVADRARVNEEKIRQDEQIVAEFGEYNYGWHDSDAAGEAAKKGIDESVVRAISADKHEPEWMLNLRLQGYRAFLQKPMPDWGVDLSGFDADDFKYYVRPVHDQAKTWDDLPEDIRKTYDRLGIPEAEKKRLVSGVAAQYESEVIYNSIREDLAAQGVIFVDTDTAVQKYPELVKKYFATVIPVDDNKFAALNTAAWSGGSFVYVPKGVHVDIPLQAYFRINTPNMGQFERTLIIADEGSYVHYVEGCTAPIYSTDSLHAANVEIVVEKHARVRYTTVQNWSNNVYNLVTQRAYVREGGTMEWVDGNIGSKATMKYPACILAEPYAKAETMSLSFAGRGQYQDTGAKMIHLAPHTSSTIVAKSISRGGGRSAYRGLVKIVKGASGSSSSVVCDALLVDDFSRSDTYPHVDVREDNVSMAHEATVSKVSEDQLFYLMSRGLEEKEAMGMIVRGFVEPISRQLPMEYALELNRLVELQMEGSVG, encoded by the coding sequence GTGGTTGATGATTCAAATAAGCCTGAATCAAGCGCATCATTGAATGAGAATGTAGCGAATCAAAACGAATCCAGCGCCGCAGACGTTGAAATGAGCCAGTATGTGGCAGATCGCGCTCGCGTAAATGAAGAGAAAATTCGCCAAGACGAGCAAATCGTTGCCGAATTTGGTGAGTACAATTATGGCTGGCATGATTCTGATGCTGCAGGCGAAGCTGCTAAAAAGGGTATTGATGAGTCGGTTGTTCGTGCAATTTCTGCCGACAAACACGAGCCAGAGTGGATGCTAAACCTTCGTTTGCAAGGCTATCGCGCGTTTCTGCAAAAGCCGATGCCTGATTGGGGTGTGGATTTAAGCGGTTTTGACGCAGACGATTTTAAGTACTACGTGCGCCCAGTTCACGATCAAGCGAAAACTTGGGATGATTTGCCAGAAGATATTCGCAAAACTTACGATAGGCTTGGCATTCCAGAAGCGGAGAAAAAGCGCTTAGTTTCAGGTGTTGCAGCACAGTACGAGTCGGAAGTTATTTACAATTCGATTCGCGAGGACTTAGCAGCTCAAGGCGTGATTTTTGTGGATACGGATACAGCAGTTCAAAAGTATCCGGAGCTTGTAAAAAAGTATTTTGCAACTGTGATTCCAGTTGACGACAACAAGTTTGCGGCTCTTAACACAGCGGCTTGGAGTGGCGGCTCGTTCGTATACGTGCCAAAAGGCGTGCATGTGGATATTCCGCTTCAGGCTTACTTCCGCATTAATACGCCAAACATGGGTCAGTTTGAGCGAACTTTGATTATTGCAGACGAAGGATCATACGTGCATTACGTTGAAGGTTGCACGGCTCCGATTTATTCCACGGATTCTCTTCACGCTGCAAACGTTGAAATCGTTGTGGAAAAGCATGCGCGAGTGCGGTATACAACTGTACAAAACTGGTCAAATAACGTGTATAACTTGGTAACTCAGCGAGCTTACGTGCGCGAAGGCGGCACAATGGAGTGGGTTGATGGAAACATTGGCTCCAAGGCTACTATGAAGTATCCTGCTTGTATTCTCGCCGAGCCGTATGCAAAAGCGGAGACTATGTCTTTGAGCTTTGCTGGCCGCGGTCAGTATCAGGATACGGGTGCAAAGATGATTCATTTGGCTCCGCACACGAGTTCCACGATTGTTGCTAAGTCGATTTCGCGCGGCGGTGGACGCTCAGCTTACCGAGGTCTTGTGAAGATTGTTAAGGGTGCTAGCGGCTCCAGCTCTTCGGTTGTGTGCGATGCTTTGCTTGTTGACGATTTTTCGAGATCTGACACTTATCCGCATGTTGACGTGCGCGAAGATAACGTTTCTATGGCTCACGAGGCAACTGTTTCCAAGGTTTCCGAAGATCAGCTTTTCTACTTGATGAGTCGAGGGCTTGAAGAAAAAGAGGCTATGGGAATGATTGTGCGCGGATTTGTGGAGCCGATTAGTCGCCAGCTTCCGATGGAGTATGCTTTGGAGCTTAATCGTCTTGTGGAATTGCAAATGGAAGGATCCGTGGGGTGA